A stretch of Chelmon rostratus isolate fCheRos1 chromosome 18, fCheRos1.pri, whole genome shotgun sequence DNA encodes these proteins:
- the LOC121622393 gene encoding trace amine-associated receptor 1-like, which yields MKTSTPSTVCVLLYVFLGSLSAVTICGNLLVIISIIYFKQLHTPTNSLILSLAVADLLVGLVVFPFNMELSATSCLFFEDVLCKVRDSIDGTLSTASILHLCCISIDRYYAVCHPLTYRTKINFHVVVIMIVVSWSFSLLVVFGFLIAGINLEKCKQNCFIDALLANILGPIFSFYLPVILMLCIYLKIFLVAQRQVRSIQGTKSGATASKTERKSTKTLATVMGVFLMCWSPLFLYFFFLVLNHTSVSFAVIESLNWLALSNSMLNPFIYAFFYSWFRSAFRLIISGKIFQGDFSNSKLH from the coding sequence ATGAAGACAAGCACACCTTCcacagtatgtgttttattgtatgttttcctcGGCTCATTGTCTGCTGTCACAATATGTGGAAACCTTCTTGTAATAATCTCCATcatttacttcaaacagctccacactcctacaaactctctcatcctttccttgGCAGTAGCTGACCTGCTTGTTGGGCTTGTAGTTTTTCCTTTCAACATGGAATTGTCTGCAACTTCATGTCTGTTCTTTGAAGATGTGTTGTGCAAAGTACGAGACAGCATTGATGGAACACTGAGTACAGCTTccattttacatttgtgttgtatttctattGACAGATATTATGCAGTGTGTCACCCTCTGACATATAGAACGAAGATaaattttcatgttgttgtcatCATGATCGTGGTGAGCTGGAGTTTTTCACTTCTAGTTGTCTTTGGCTTTTTAATTGCAGGAATAAATcttgaaaaatgcaaacaaaattgTTTTATTGATGCTCTGCTTGCAAACATTTTAGGacccattttctcattttacctCCCAGTGATTTTAATGCTCTGTATCTACCTGAAGATTTTCCTTgttgcacagagacaggtacGCAGCATCCAGGGAACAAAGTCTGGAGCCACTGCCAGTAAGACGGAGAGAAAATCCACTAAAACTCTGGCAACTGTTATGGgagtgtttctgatgtgctggtctcctttatttctctatttcttctTTCTGGTATTGAATCATACGTCAGTGTCATTTGCTGTGATTGAAAGTCTTAACTGGCTTGCACTCTCAAACTCAATGCTCaacccatttatttatgctttcttttacagctggttCAGATCAGCTTTCAGATTGATCATATctggaaaaatatttcaaggtgaTTTTTCCAACTCAAAACTGCATTGA